TTGGCGACATCATAAAAGATTTTTATACTAAATTGCCCTATATCGCAACCTCGGCCTTTCTATACCTTGATGATTTACTGGCCTGGATTATTCATGACTATTTGGGCAATTCCTCGAACACGTTTCTAATGGATTAAACGCAGCACCTGCCTGAAATACAGCTTGTTTCTAGAAGTGTCCCTGTAGTCAGTGTTTGAAGCCCGAATGATTTATGAGGGCTAGATACTGAGTTTATGAAAATACGCAATATAAAAATCAGATAAAACGTATCGATCACATAACTTTAAAAAAAATAATATTCTGTCAGTGAAAAATACTTACAAAAAATGACTTTAAAAATACTAATAAATGACTTATTTTTATCTCAAAGCTAAATAAATATGTTATAACTTGAAAACAGAGTAAATAAATAATAGTTTCCCATCAAATATTTAGTCCAGTTTCTATCTCTGTTGAATCTGAAATGTATTGCCTTCTTCCTTAAATAGATTTAGCTCTTTATAAGGTTTAACTATATAAGAAGTATACAAATATCAATTTTATTGTGTAATCGTTCCCTTGATTTTTGAAGTAAATAAGTTAGGCACTGGAGTGCAGGTTTAGCAAGGGTTTTATCTATTGTGAAAGTAATCATTAATGCGTTGCACAGAGCAACTAGGCCCACAGGTGTGTGCAGATACGCTTTTAATCTAGCTATTGACTTATCAAGCTTGAGCAATATTGAAGAAGTTGTTCTACTTGTTGGTAAATGGCAAGAATGTTACTTCTATTCCTCATTTGAAGTAAATAAAAGTAAAATTAAAATTGTGGCTATTGATATAAAAAATAATGCCCTTTCCAGAAATTTTTGGTTTTTACTTAGCCTCCCTAAGATAGTAAAGAAATTAAGAGGAGATCTTTTACATCTATCTTTCCCTATTCCAGTCGTAGGACACTGGATGAAAGTACCTACTTATGTTACTGTTCATGACTTATATCCCTATGACATTCCAGAAAACTTTGGTTTTCCAAGAGTCTACTTCAATAGACTTTTTCTATTGATGAGTGTAAAGACTATTGAGAATATAGTTTGTGTTTCACATACAACAAAAAAACGATTAATACATTATTTCCCTCAAGAGTGTAAAGAAAAAAAAATATCAGTTGTTTATAATACAGTTAAGTTTTCGAGTGTCAAAGAGGTAGAGCCAAATTTTCTTTCTCACCTTCAATATTCTCCATTTTTTCTGTGCAATTCTCAACATAGAAAAAACAAAAATATTCCTCTTATACTTGAAGCTTTTTCAGACTTGCTTTTATCTAGAAAAATTAACTCTAAAACATTCTTATTGATTGTTGGCTCTAAAGGACCTGAAACTGAAAAAATCTCCAAAATGTTATGGGATTTTCGAATTGATAAAAATACTATTTTCGTAGATTCTATTACTGACAATGAGCTGGCATGGTTATATAAAAAATGTCAATTATTTATTGCGGCTTCTAGCTGTGAGGGTTTTTGCATTCCTTTGGCAGAAGCGTTGTTATTTTCAACAAATGTAGTATGTTCAAATATATCGATATTCAAGGAAATTGGAGATAATAGCTTTACATACTTTGATCTGGATAAAAATGCATCTCATAATTTAGCAAAAGCGATAGAAAATTCATTGAATTACAAAGTTTTTAAGAACACAGTTGTTCAAGATAGTGTTAGTAAAAACAGAAATCTGTTTCTTAGTTCTGCAGATAAATATGGAGATTTATATAGCAGAAGTTTAGTGAATACTCCTACCTTTCAATAAAAGCCTTTAGCAATTCTTATGGAATAAAGGGATGAATATTTTAATTGAAGCAGAAAGTTATATCGGTGGCACTAATGGCGTTGAATATTTCGATACTTCGGCGGGTAACGGTGGCAACGCAAACCAATTTGCGGATGATGTAGATGTTCAGATTACTGATGACGTAGCAGGAGACTACCATCTCACAAAAATCAAGCCTGGAGAGTACTTAACCTACCAAATTGATATAGCCAATTCCGGTGAATATAACTTAGTCGCGCGTATTGCAAGTGGCCTAAATAATCGCAAGGTCGAAATCACGTTAGGTGGACAGACTTACAACTTAGATTTCGACAGTACTGGGGGAGCTTGGGCTGATGTTATCCTACCGAGTATATTTTTGGATGCCGGTTCACAAGAGCTGCGGGTAGATGTGGTCAAAGGTGCCTTTGAACTCAACTATTTTGAACTGCAGCCAGTTGGAGGGATAAGCCCAGACACAGACGCACCGACAGCAAGCTTGAATGCAAGTGACATCATGACTGCAGGTGGGACAGACTATAGCTTTACAGTGAGTTATAACGATGCTACTGGTCTTGATGAGGCAACAATTGATACAAATGACATCACAGTAATAGGGCCAAATGGTGCTTTACCTGTGACTTCAGTAGTAAATAATGCCGATGGCACTGTTACCTACACAATAAGTGCCCCAGGGGGATCTTGGGATGAGGCTGATGATGGTTCTTATACCGTGACGCTTCAAGCCGGAGAAGTCGCCGATGTTCTCGGTAACATTGTGCCGGAGCTGTTATTGGGAACCTTTGCAGTGAATATTGCAAACCCTCCACCTCCTAGTCCTAACCTTCGTATTGAAGCAGAAAGTTATATCGGTGGCACTAATGGCGTTGAATATTTCGATACTTCGGCGGGTAACGGTGGCAACGCAAACCAATTTGCGGATGATGTAGATGTTCAGATTACTGATGACGTAGCAGGAGACTACCATCTCACAAAAATCAAGCCTGGAGAGTACTTAACCTACCAAATTGATATAGCCAATTCCGGTGAATATAACTTAGTCGCGCGTATTGCAAGTGGCCTAAATAATCGCAAGGTCGAAATCACGTTAGGTGGACAGACTTATAACTTAGATTTCGACAGTACTGGGGGAGCTTGGGCTGATGTTATCCTACCGAGTATATTTTTGGATGCCGGTTCACAAGAGCTGCGGGTAGATGTGGTCAAAGGTGCCTTTGAACTCAACTATTTTGAACTGCAGCCAGTTGGAGGGATAAGCCCAGACACAGACGCACCGACAGCAAGCTTGAATGCAAGTGACATCATGACTGCAGGTGGGACAGACTATAGCTTTACAGTGAGTTATAACGATGCTACTGGTCTTGATGAGGCAACAATTGATACAAATGACATCACAGTAATAGGGCCAAATGGTGCTTTACCTGTGACTTCAGTAGTAAATAATGCCGATGGCACTGTTACCTACACAATAAGTGCCCCAGGGGGATCTTGGGATGAGGCTGATGATGGTTCTTATACCGTGACGCTTCAAGCCGGAGAAGTCGCCGATGTTCTCGGTAACATTGTGCCGGAGCTGTTATTGGGAACCTTTGCAGTGAATATTGCAAACCCTCCACCTCCTAGTCCTAACCTTCGTATTGAAGCAGAAAGTTATATCGGTGGCACTAATGGCGTTGAATATTTCGATACTTCGGCGGGTAACGGTGGCAACGCAAACCAATTTGCGGATGATGTAGATGTTCAGATTACTGATGACGTAGCAGGAGACTACCATCTCACAAAAATCAAGCCTGGAGAGTACTTAACCTACCAAATTGATATAGCCAATTCCGGTGAATATAACTTAGTCGCGCGTATTGCAAGTGGCCTAAATAATCGCAAGGTCGAAATCACGTTAGGTGGACAGACTTACAACTTAGATTTCGACAGTACTGGGGGAGCTTGGGCTGATGTTATCCTACCGAGTATATTTTTGGATGCCGGTTCACAAGAGCTGCGGGTAGATGTGGTCAAAGGTGCCTTTGAACTCAACTATTTTGAACTGCAGCCAGTTATAATCGGCAGTTCACCGATTGCAGAAGAGATTCCTGACATAGTTGTGCTTGAAGACGCAAGCGATAGCAATATCGACTTATTTAACGTCTTTGATGACGCACAAGATAGTGACTCTGATCTAGCTTTCGTCGTCCTAGATAACTCTAACCCTAACTTAGTTTCCACAAGCCTCGCGGGTGGCACATTAACGCTAGATTACTCCGCCGTTGGCACTGGAGAAGCAAACATCACTATTAGGGCAACTGATACAGATAGTAATCCTACAGAAACGACTTTCACAACTACAGTTGTAACTCCACAGGCAAACGATGGGGTCATACGTATAAATGCTGGTGGCGATGCTGTCTATAACGATTTAGGACATCTCTTTCAAGCAGATACCTATAACGCTGGTGGTCAGGCTGTTAGTATTCTTAGCACTCAAGCAATCGCCAATACCAAATCCGACACCCTGTACCAGACTCAGCGACAGGGTGGCAATTTTACTTACAGTATTCCAGTAGCCAATGGCAACTATTTTGTCAACGCTCATTTGGTCGAGTGGGAAGCTACCGATTACAACCAGCGTTTGTTTGACATTACAGTCGAAGGGCAAACCTACTACGAGGACCTTGATGTCTACGGCGAAATCAAGAACGCCTTTTTGGCAGGTGAAAACACGGCTAAAGTCATTCAGGGGCCGGATAAAAACACGTCGATTATCGCCACAGTTGACGATGGTACTCTTGATATCAACTTCACGGCTAACCTAGGCGAAGCAACAATTGCGGCGCTGGAAATTGTCCCGGTTGGCCCCGGTTGGTTGGTACGAGAAACCAACGGAAATACCCAGGTGACTGAGGGCGCAACGGTAGATTCCTACACCATTGCATTGACGACTCAACCCACGAGCGATGTTGTGGTGACTCTACAGTTCGACAGTAGTCAGCTGAGCACCAACGTGACTAGTCTTACCTTTTCACCCAGCAACTGGAATCAAGCTCAGACCGTTACAGTTACGCCGGTGGACGATGCATTGGCAGAGGGCCTACATACCTCTACAATTGCACACACCATTAGTTCTAGTGACCCTGACTACAGTAGCGGTCTGCCGGTGAACAATGTGACCGTTGCCATAACTGACAATGATGGTACGGGTGGTTCAATCAGCTTCACCCAGCAGCTGATTGCCGAGCCTATCAAGCCAACTTCAGCTGCATTTGGTCCTGACGGTCGACTATATGTTGCCTCGGTGACTGGCAACATCACCGTCTACACGCTCAATGACGACTATACTGTAGCAACCACCGAAGTAATCGATGTCATTAGTAACCTGTCGAACTCCAATATTACTGGTATTGCTTTCAACCCTTACGAAACGACTCCCAAGATTTATATCTCGCATAATGAATTTTATGCTAACGGCGGGGATGCTTTTGCGGCCACTGAGTTTTCACCTTATAGTGGTCAAGTTTCCATATTGGAAGAAGTTAATGGTAATTGGGAGCTGACACCTCTGGTCACAGGCATTGGTGTTTCCAACCATGACCACGGAGTTAACGGCCTGGAGTTTGACAATAATGGCGACCTCTTTATAACCTCTGGTAGTAACACCAATGCTGGTGTTGCTGACCCTACTATCGGTGGTATCGACGAATCACCCTTCACTGCGGCTATCCTAAAGGCTGAGATTACTAAACCCGATTTCAACGGTAATATTGAGTACAGCCTGATCAGCGAGAATGACCTTATTCAGCCGGTTCCTCAGGCATTTCTAGACAGTTTGCCGCCCGAAATTTTTAACCCACCTAGTAATCTAGGTTTTGACCCAGCTGATAGCCAATTTTGGGGAGGGTACGTCGATGTCGTACCCGGTGTAGATGTCTCAGTCTATGCTAGTGGTCTGCGCAACCCCTACGATTTAGTCTTCACAACTCAAGGTCTCCTCTATGCAACCGAAAACAATGCCAACGGCGGCTTCGGGGCGGAGTCAACAGGAGCTTATACCGATGTCCCCTTTGGCCAAGAACAGCCGGAAGAGCTGAATTTAATTCAAGAGGGCGCTTACTACGGTCATCCTAATCGTAACCGTGGTCGGGCCGATGCTCGTCAGAATGTCTACTACGACAGCCCA
The Acaryochloris marina S15 genome window above contains:
- a CDS encoding glycosyltransferase family 1 protein; its protein translation is MKVIINALHRATRPTGVCRYAFNLAIDLSSLSNIEEVVLLVGKWQECYFYSSFEVNKSKIKIVAIDIKNNALSRNFWFLLSLPKIVKKLRGDLLHLSFPIPVVGHWMKVPTYVTVHDLYPYDIPENFGFPRVYFNRLFLLMSVKTIENIVCVSHTTKKRLIHYFPQECKEKKISVVYNTVKFSSVKEVEPNFLSHLQYSPFFLCNSQHRKNKNIPLILEAFSDLLLSRKINSKTFLLIVGSKGPETEKISKMLWDFRIDKNTIFVDSITDNELAWLYKKCQLFIAASSCEGFCIPLAEALLFSTNVVCSNISIFKEIGDNSFTYFDLDKNASHNLAKAIENSLNYKVFKNTVVQDSVSKNRNLFLSSADKYGDLYSRSLVNTPTFQ
- a CDS encoding carbohydrate-binding domain-containing protein; translation: MNILIEAESYIGGTNGVEYFDTSAGNGGNANQFADDVDVQITDDVAGDYHLTKIKPGEYLTYQIDIANSGEYNLVARIASGLNNRKVEITLGGQTYNLDFDSTGGAWADVILPSIFLDAGSQELRVDVVKGAFELNYFELQPVGGISPDTDAPTASLNASDIMTAGGTDYSFTVSYNDATGLDEATIDTNDITVIGPNGALPVTSVVNNADGTVTYTISAPGGSWDEADDGSYTVTLQAGEVADVLGNIVPELLLGTFAVNIANPPPPSPNLRIEAESYIGGTNGVEYFDTSAGNGGNANQFADDVDVQITDDVAGDYHLTKIKPGEYLTYQIDIANSGEYNLVARIASGLNNRKVEITLGGQTYNLDFDSTGGAWADVILPSIFLDAGSQELRVDVVKGAFELNYFELQPVGGISPDTDAPTASLNASDIMTAGGTDYSFTVSYNDATGLDEATIDTNDITVIGPNGALPVTSVVNNADGTVTYTISAPGGSWDEADDGSYTVTLQAGEVADVLGNIVPELLLGTFAVNIANPPPPSPNLRIEAESYIGGTNGVEYFDTSAGNGGNANQFADDVDVQITDDVAGDYHLTKIKPGEYLTYQIDIANSGEYNLVARIASGLNNRKVEITLGGQTYNLDFDSTGGAWADVILPSIFLDAGSQELRVDVVKGAFELNYFELQPVIIGSSPIAEEIPDIVVLEDASDSNIDLFNVFDDAQDSDSDLAFVVLDNSNPNLVSTSLAGGTLTLDYSAVGTGEANITIRATDTDSNPTETTFTTTVVTPQANDGVIRINAGGDAVYNDLGHLFQADTYNAGGQAVSILSTQAIANTKSDTLYQTQRQGGNFTYSIPVANGNYFVNAHLVEWEATDYNQRLFDITVEGQTYYEDLDVYGEIKNAFLAGENTAKVIQGPDKNTSIIATVDDGTLDINFTANLGEATIAALEIVPVGPGWLVRETNGNTQVTEGATVDSYTIALTTQPTSDVVVTLQFDSSQLSTNVTSLTFSPSNWNQAQTVTVTPVDDALAEGLHTSTIAHTISSSDPDYSSGLPVNNVTVAITDNDGTGGSISFTQQLIAEPIKPTSAAFGPDGRLYVASVTGNITVYTLNDDYTVATTEVIDVISNLSNSNITGIAFNPYETTPKIYISHNEFYANGGDAFAATEFSPYSGQVSILEEVNGNWELTPLVTGIGVSNHDHGVNGLEFDNNGDLFITSGSNTNAGVADPTIGGIDESPFTAAILKAEITKPDFNGNIEYSLISENDLIQPVPQAFLDSLPPEIFNPPSNLGFDPADSQFWGGYVDVVPGVDVSVYASGLRNPYDLVFTTQGLLYATENNANGGFGAESTGAYTDVPFGQEQPEELNLIQEGAYYGHPNRNRGRADARQNVYYDSPVDLPTEGYTAPIGTFLGSTNGITEYRATTFGGQLRGNLLAQKWKNNLYNIELSSDGTQVLDSINLNDVATVTGGTTNGRVAQGLDIITGPGGAIVGVDYTRDELTIAIPDEFGVTGPTAYDIYPWRAPVTGGQAFIIGGVNFDTDPGDTRVFVGDQEIFNLGVSEERITGILPNLSNQVGGLLDVTIRDANDNIVSVISEAFQPLA